One segment of Anatilimnocola aggregata DNA contains the following:
- a CDS encoding 3-keto-disaccharide hydrolase, producing MRLQLNRTWLSGLVIVAAGALCSVAAAADEGFVSLFDGKSLTGWQGAVTGYVVEDGAIVCDPKKGGFLYTDKEYGDFVLKLEFQLTPGANNGIGIRTPMKGDPAYVGMELQVLDDTSDKYKNLQPYQYHGSIYGVVAVKRGHQKPVGEWNAQEITVKGKHVKIVLNGETIVDADIEKASTPKTLDGKNHPGLLNEKGYICFCGHGAKVAFRNIQLKELK from the coding sequence ATGCGATTGCAATTGAATCGAACCTGGCTGAGTGGACTCGTGATCGTGGCTGCTGGTGCCTTGTGCAGTGTGGCCGCGGCCGCTGACGAAGGCTTTGTCAGCCTGTTCGATGGCAAAAGCCTCACGGGCTGGCAAGGCGCGGTAACGGGTTACGTGGTCGAAGACGGCGCGATCGTGTGCGATCCCAAGAAGGGTGGCTTCCTCTATACCGACAAAGAATACGGCGACTTCGTCCTGAAGCTCGAGTTCCAGCTGACGCCCGGCGCGAACAACGGCATCGGCATTCGCACGCCGATGAAGGGTGACCCCGCTTACGTCGGTATGGAACTGCAAGTGCTCGACGACACCTCGGACAAGTACAAAAACCTGCAGCCCTATCAATATCACGGCTCGATCTACGGCGTGGTGGCCGTCAAGCGTGGCCACCAGAAGCCCGTGGGCGAGTGGAACGCGCAGGAGATTACGGTGAAGGGGAAGCACGTCAAGATTGTGCTCAATGGCGAGACCATCGTCGATGCCGACATCGAAAAGGCAAGCACGCCCAAAACCCTCGACGGCAAGAATCACCCCGGCCTGCTCAACGAGAAGGGGTACATCTGCTTTTGCGGCCACGGCGCGAAAGTCGCCTTCCGCAATATTCAGCTGAAAGAGCTGAAGTAA
- a CDS encoding protein kinase domain-containing protein has protein sequence MPVSLEQYLGRIAESGLIAETELREFLSSLAAAKQPQDAEQFARELVRAKKLTPYQAQQSYQGKGKSLVLGNYVVLDKLGQGGMGMVLKAEHRRMERVVALKILSPAVTKTPEVLKRFQQEVKVAARLTHPNIATAYDADVAGNTHFLVMEYVEGSDLASLVAKEGRLSVPRAVNYILQAARGLAYAHGEGVIHRDIKPANLLLDKKGTLKILDMGLARIEDPSQAGLTQSGEVMGTVDYMAPEQALDTRRADARADIYSLGCTLYRLLTAENMFEGETMVQKLMAHQQKPIPNLTAIRADVPAALASLFARMVAKKPEDRYQTMAEVEADLAALASSPATANSNILSDSATSGSLGSFLQSMASGGSGKSIGPSPAATTKGKLPTPVAPVALAGTDSSSILSEATIAISPASDNKLAGTIAQGQVAVEFDTIAGHTVSMIATPTPKPKPKPKGKNKSVQLQIRVLLIAAGFAALALSALGVWVIVKNKDGQEIARLKVPEGSTATVTKKPSKKPASTSKGASTTPSFLPPTTSDAPMSAADQQEREIAEWLIKTGSSVQIRNAANLGSTIKVVRDLPQTPFYIDVINLTKPDGFSKADAEKLAKAARLTTIYATNTTFQAGSIAALKNAPKLRTLSLVASGSQASPQQLQEVLEVKQLKSLSLVGSAATDDVVSRLGQLPNLERLDLQGSKVYRDQGIELLAKSPPQRLVYLNLKGSKIGRAGVKAIATLPALEELGLEETGVDDESLQELIASPLIAVALKYSNVSREGATKLNQATNCQITGLPSQMPDLYRSQAYRQAIRHLQQRGYQLSQRSGLSPSRLTATPVPDDTIVAICDVSMETLPADIDDDLKAISQFRDLSHFWSRNYVPPSVLNVLAELPALRFINLQGAKDAEIWKWKSRDKFKTVGIAISNDDVLRELLNLPSLHYLALRNDTVLSQEAFNLLSGAKHLRTVAGHTRYRDHLQKLANERPEMQVRAEPDTLLPQTPEQQATATPILKPLPLRILPPPPLKLEPGFVPLFDGESLAGWQGSLEGFRANRGSLECSETHDRKIYTTKEYSDFILKFEYQGTPGVDGGVAIRMRLDGGPAFDGLEMQILDETAEEFAGINPHQRSGGIWGVVGPSQDHLKPLGEWNACEITAQGRQVKVVSNGIEIVNLNLDKVTYPTPDGKDHPGLKRTIGHICIWNHINNVTYRNLQIKELK, from the coding sequence ATGCCTGTCAGCCTGGAGCAGTATTTGGGGCGGATTGCGGAAAGTGGCCTGATCGCCGAAACCGAGCTGCGCGAGTTCCTCTCCTCCCTCGCCGCAGCGAAACAACCGCAAGACGCCGAACAATTTGCGCGCGAACTAGTGCGCGCTAAAAAACTCACTCCCTATCAAGCCCAGCAATCCTATCAGGGCAAAGGGAAGTCGCTCGTGCTCGGCAACTATGTCGTGCTCGATAAACTGGGCCAAGGGGGCATGGGCATGGTCCTCAAGGCCGAGCATCGCCGCATGGAGCGCGTCGTGGCGCTCAAAATCCTTTCCCCCGCCGTCACCAAGACTCCGGAAGTCCTCAAGCGCTTTCAGCAGGAAGTGAAAGTCGCCGCCCGGCTGACGCATCCCAACATTGCGACAGCCTACGACGCCGACGTGGCCGGCAATACGCACTTTCTGGTGATGGAATATGTCGAAGGGAGCGACCTGGCCTCGCTCGTTGCCAAAGAGGGGCGACTCTCGGTACCCAGGGCGGTGAACTACATCCTGCAAGCGGCCCGCGGTCTCGCCTACGCGCATGGCGAAGGAGTGATTCACCGCGATATCAAACCGGCCAACCTGCTGCTCGATAAAAAAGGGACTTTGAAAATTCTCGATATGGGTTTGGCCCGCATCGAAGACCCCAGCCAGGCTGGCCTGACCCAATCGGGCGAAGTAATGGGCACGGTCGACTACATGGCCCCCGAGCAGGCGCTCGATACTCGCCGCGCCGATGCCCGCGCCGATATCTATAGCCTCGGCTGCACGCTCTATCGCCTGCTGACTGCCGAGAACATGTTCGAGGGCGAAACGATGGTGCAAAAGCTGATGGCCCATCAGCAGAAGCCCATCCCCAATCTCACCGCCATCCGCGCTGACGTCCCCGCCGCGCTCGCCAGCCTCTTCGCCCGCATGGTCGCCAAGAAGCCCGAAGACCGCTACCAAACGATGGCCGAGGTCGAAGCCGACCTGGCCGCGCTCGCCAGTTCGCCAGCCACGGCCAATAGCAACATTCTTTCGGACTCCGCGACCAGCGGCAGCTTAGGGAGTTTTTTGCAATCGATGGCCAGCGGCGGTAGCGGCAAGTCGATCGGTCCATCACCGGCGGCCACAACCAAGGGAAAACTACCGACCCCAGTCGCCCCTGTTGCGCTCGCTGGCACTGATTCCAGCAGCATCTTGAGTGAAGCGACCATCGCCATCTCGCCCGCTTCCGATAACAAACTCGCCGGGACCATCGCCCAAGGGCAGGTTGCCGTCGAGTTCGATACCATCGCTGGCCACACGGTGTCCATGATTGCCACTCCCACTCCAAAGCCTAAGCCAAAGCCGAAAGGGAAGAACAAGTCTGTCCAACTGCAGATTCGCGTACTCCTGATCGCTGCAGGTTTTGCCGCGCTGGCGCTCTCTGCTCTGGGTGTGTGGGTGATTGTCAAAAACAAGGACGGGCAAGAAATCGCTCGTCTCAAAGTGCCTGAGGGATCGACAGCAACGGTAACTAAGAAACCGTCGAAGAAGCCAGCGTCGACGAGCAAGGGCGCGAGCACAACGCCATCTTTCCTCCCTCCGACAACTTCTGACGCACCCATGTCGGCCGCCGATCAGCAGGAACGCGAAATTGCCGAATGGCTGATCAAGACAGGCAGCAGCGTTCAAATTAGGAACGCAGCCAACCTTGGCAGCACTATCAAAGTAGTTAGGGACCTGCCTCAAACGCCCTTTTATATTGACGTAATTAATCTCACGAAGCCCGACGGATTTTCTAAAGCAGATGCCGAAAAACTGGCAAAGGCCGCAAGGCTGACGACGATCTACGCGACCAACACAACTTTTCAAGCCGGATCGATTGCCGCTCTGAAAAATGCGCCCAAACTGAGAACCCTTTCGCTTGTCGCCAGCGGTTCGCAAGCGAGTCCTCAGCAGTTGCAGGAAGTGCTGGAAGTTAAGCAACTGAAGAGTCTGAGCCTCGTGGGCTCGGCGGCAACCGATGACGTCGTCTCTCGCCTCGGTCAACTGCCGAATCTGGAACGACTAGATCTACAAGGATCTAAAGTCTACCGCGACCAAGGTATTGAACTGCTCGCGAAGAGTCCGCCCCAGCGATTGGTGTATCTGAACCTAAAAGGCAGCAAAATCGGACGCGCCGGTGTCAAAGCGATAGCGACGCTTCCTGCCTTAGAAGAACTGGGGCTGGAAGAAACTGGCGTTGATGATGAATCGTTGCAGGAACTAATCGCCTCCCCGCTGATTGCAGTGGCGCTGAAGTACAGCAATGTTTCGCGGGAAGGGGCAACCAAATTAAACCAAGCAACTAACTGCCAGATCACGGGACTACCAAGTCAAATGCCCGATTTGTATCGCAGTCAAGCGTATCGTCAGGCTATTCGTCATTTGCAGCAGCGCGGATACCAACTCTCGCAGCGGTCGGGACTAAGCCCGTCGCGCCTTACGGCAACGCCGGTGCCCGACGATACGATCGTTGCCATCTGCGACGTTTCCATGGAGACGCTGCCGGCCGATATTGACGACGACCTGAAAGCTATCTCCCAATTCAGAGACTTATCACATTTTTGGTCTCGCAATTACGTGCCGCCTAGTGTCTTGAACGTGCTTGCGGAACTTCCGGCATTGAGGTTTATCAATCTGCAGGGTGCAAAGGATGCAGAAATTTGGAAATGGAAATCGCGTGACAAATTCAAGACGGTCGGAATCGCGATCTCAAATGATGATGTGCTCCGAGAACTGTTGAACTTGCCGAGTCTGCACTACCTGGCGTTACGCAATGACACCGTACTTAGCCAGGAGGCGTTTAATCTGCTTTCAGGTGCCAAGCACTTGAGAACGGTTGCTGGCCACACGCGTTACCGCGATCATCTGCAGAAGCTCGCGAACGAGCGGCCGGAAATGCAAGTCAGGGCGGAACCAGACACACTTTTGCCCCAAACCCCGGAGCAACAAGCGACCGCAACACCAATTCTCAAGCCTCTTCCCCTTAGAATCCTTCCTCCACCGCCCCTAAAACTTGAGCCTGGATTTGTCCCACTCTTCGATGGCGAGTCGCTCGCTGGCTGGCAGGGTTCACTCGAAGGCTTTCGCGCCAATCGCGGCAGCCTGGAGTGCAGTGAGACTCACGACCGGAAAATCTATACGACCAAGGAATACAGCGATTTCATCCTGAAGTTTGAATATCAGGGAACTCCGGGTGTCGATGGTGGTGTCGCAATCCGGATGCGACTCGATGGCGGGCCAGCCTTTGATGGCCTCGAGATGCAAATTCTTGATGAAACGGCCGAGGAATTTGCCGGCATTAATCCTCACCAGCGGTCAGGTGGAATTTGGGGAGTGGTGGGCCCATCCCAGGATCACCTGAAACCGCTGGGCGAATGGAACGCTTGCGAAATTACTGCCCAAGGGAGGCAAGTGAAGGTTGTCTCCAACGGCATTGAGATCGTAAACCTAAACTTGGACAAGGTCACCTATCCTACGCCCGACGGCAAAGATCACCCAGGTTTGAAGCGAACAATTGGTCACATTTGCATTTGGAATCACATTAACAATGTGACTTACCGCAACCTGCAAATCAAAGAGCTGAAGTAG
- a CDS encoding TonB-dependent receptor plug domain-containing protein, whose amino-acid sequence MLWPIRPRTRDGSLRISALPTAPLPFVCFAWLLCCAAAVAQEQSGEFQPPLPEVPVSQQPAELAPQVLPETQVQGELSSFPAEPLPASDVIAPTRTPQPISENASSITVITREQIEQSGQVNVAEVLRGTLGVDVVRQGGPGGLTSVFMRGANSQHTKVLLDGISLNDPSNASRLFDFSTLSTDNIERIEVLRGPQSMAYGSDAIGGVINIISRRGQGPLSVRAGALGGSFKTGQTSVNVQAGDENAYYSVTGSFLSTGGISAASARVGGVEHDQFNLGTMTGRMGWNVTPDLNIDYVFRAAEGTAAVDDFDFLTGLPVDNLIRKNATNTFANRIQLSWTGPEDQFQHKLGFNVNNVERKDSDPGFSPARFHGQTREVDYLASLVVVPTNTINVGANYLAEDAFTSDNTLQSQFVKGVFIQDQFQLFDRFFGTAGARWDETSRAGPAQTYRVTGLYRIDETNTGIHGTIGTGFRQPALAENLFQFGNPNLRPEKSKGWDVGVRQGIWDDVIWADATYYRNDFVDLIVFDFNTFSLENVGLARSSGVELNMFAMLTDNLVANVSYTLDDTLNLETGMQLLRRPREKWNLSLTRSWYEGRGAATLSFQHYSNRLDTGNIFLPSYSLLNLSGNWRMTDRLEFVGRFDNLANTEYEEVRGYGTPGFGAYGGFNVYW is encoded by the coding sequence ATGCTTTGGCCAATTCGGCCGCGCACGCGAGACGGCTCGCTGCGCATCAGCGCGCTTCCAACAGCGCCGCTGCCGTTCGTTTGTTTTGCTTGGCTCTTGTGCTGCGCGGCAGCTGTCGCCCAAGAGCAGTCCGGCGAGTTTCAACCGCCGTTGCCAGAAGTCCCAGTTTCTCAGCAGCCAGCGGAGCTTGCTCCGCAAGTCTTGCCAGAGACGCAGGTGCAAGGGGAACTAAGCAGCTTTCCGGCGGAGCCTTTGCCGGCCAGCGACGTCATCGCGCCAACACGCACGCCGCAGCCCATCTCGGAGAACGCGAGTTCGATCACCGTGATCACGCGCGAACAGATCGAACAGAGCGGTCAGGTCAACGTGGCTGAAGTGTTGCGCGGCACCCTCGGTGTCGACGTGGTGCGCCAAGGTGGCCCCGGCGGTTTGACGAGCGTTTTCATGCGCGGTGCAAACTCGCAACATACGAAGGTGCTGCTCGATGGCATTTCGCTGAACGACCCGAGCAATGCCTCGCGCTTGTTCGACTTCAGCACGCTCAGTACCGACAACATCGAACGGATCGAAGTCCTGCGCGGGCCGCAGAGCATGGCCTATGGCAGCGATGCGATCGGCGGCGTCATCAACATCATCAGTCGCCGCGGTCAGGGTCCGCTCAGCGTGCGGGCAGGTGCGCTCGGGGGGAGTTTCAAAACCGGTCAGACCAGCGTCAACGTGCAAGCCGGCGATGAGAATGCTTATTACTCGGTCACCGGTTCGTTTCTCTCGACCGGCGGCATCTCGGCCGCGAGTGCGCGGGTCGGCGGCGTCGAGCACGATCAGTTCAATCTCGGCACCATGACGGGACGCATGGGCTGGAACGTTACGCCCGATCTGAATATCGACTACGTCTTTCGCGCTGCGGAAGGAACCGCAGCCGTCGACGACTTCGACTTTCTGACGGGACTGCCGGTCGACAACCTGATTCGCAAGAACGCAACGAACACGTTCGCCAATCGGATTCAACTCAGCTGGACCGGGCCGGAAGATCAGTTTCAGCACAAGCTGGGGTTCAACGTCAACAACGTCGAACGCAAAGATAGCGACCCGGGGTTTTCGCCCGCGCGGTTTCACGGTCAAACTCGCGAAGTCGACTACCTGGCCAGTCTCGTCGTAGTGCCGACCAACACGATTAACGTCGGGGCCAACTACCTGGCCGAAGATGCCTTCACCAGCGACAACACCCTGCAGTCGCAATTTGTGAAGGGAGTGTTCATTCAAGATCAGTTTCAACTGTTCGATCGCTTTTTCGGCACCGCCGGTGCGAGGTGGGATGAAACGAGCCGCGCCGGCCCCGCGCAGACGTATCGCGTGACCGGTCTCTACCGCATCGACGAGACGAACACCGGCATTCACGGCACCATCGGCACCGGCTTTCGTCAGCCCGCGCTGGCCGAAAACTTGTTTCAGTTTGGCAATCCCAACCTGCGCCCCGAAAAGAGCAAGGGCTGGGATGTCGGCGTGCGGCAAGGGATTTGGGACGACGTGATTTGGGCCGATGCCACTTATTATCGCAACGACTTCGTCGACCTGATCGTGTTCGACTTCAACACGTTCAGCTTGGAGAATGTCGGGCTCGCCCGCAGCAGCGGCGTGGAGCTCAACATGTTCGCCATGCTGACCGATAACCTGGTCGCGAACGTCTCCTACACGCTCGACGATACGTTGAACCTGGAAACCGGTATGCAGCTCCTGCGCCGGCCGCGCGAGAAGTGGAATCTGTCCCTCACGCGCAGCTGGTATGAAGGTCGCGGCGCGGCGACGCTGTCGTTTCAGCACTACAGCAACCGCCTCGATACCGGCAATATTTTTCTGCCGAGCTACTCGCTGCTGAATCTGTCGGGCAATTGGCGGATGACCGACCGCCTGGAGTTCGTCGGGCGCTTCGACAACCTGGCCAACACCGAGTATGAAGAGGTCCGCGGCTACGGCACGCCCGGCTTCGGCGCGTACGGCGGGTTTAATGTGTATTGGTAG
- a CDS encoding serine/threonine-protein kinase produces MTTTFDPYYKWLSIPPEEQPANFYRLLGLKELEGDVDVINSAADRQMMHVRSFAGGPNGVIAQRVLNELSSARVMLSDPPRKKAYDAMLKAAVSGEKAMQAEAKLSPAEEAPASKGNQFGNYEILTMISNASTGAIYKAQRRSDGLIVSLKVVPKELAKLPDFMKRMKREFELTKNIQHPHVVASYELGEVQGRSFLAFEYVGGADLGRVVNEHGPLAVPVAIETARRIADGLAHLHSKGIVHRNLKPQNVLVSVQGNLKIANLTMALEDDARAFLAGRDRNLTVMGETLGTPDYIAPEQAADSHNVDGRADLYSFGCTLHYLLTGRPPYNEKNAMAKIMAHQQSPIPSLRQSNSEIPVWLDTLFQKLLAKKPADRPASAAEVVSALSETSEATFNRTAIIAGIVAVAVLAFLIVLVTLAQR; encoded by the coding sequence GTGACCACCACCTTCGATCCGTACTACAAATGGCTCTCCATTCCGCCGGAAGAGCAGCCCGCTAATTTTTATCGCCTGCTGGGGCTGAAAGAGCTGGAGGGGGACGTCGACGTCATCAACTCGGCTGCCGATCGGCAGATGATGCACGTCCGCTCGTTTGCCGGTGGCCCGAACGGCGTGATCGCTCAGCGAGTGCTCAACGAGTTGTCGTCGGCGCGGGTCATGCTCTCCGATCCGCCGCGCAAAAAAGCCTACGACGCCATGCTCAAGGCGGCCGTCAGCGGCGAGAAGGCCATGCAGGCCGAAGCCAAGTTGTCGCCAGCTGAAGAAGCGCCGGCCAGCAAGGGGAACCAGTTTGGCAACTACGAAATCCTGACGATGATTTCCAACGCCAGCACTGGGGCCATTTATAAAGCCCAGCGCCGCAGCGATGGCCTGATCGTCTCGTTGAAGGTCGTTCCCAAAGAACTCGCCAAACTGCCCGACTTTATGAAGCGGATGAAGCGCGAGTTCGAACTGACCAAGAACATCCAACATCCGCACGTCGTCGCCAGTTATGAATTGGGCGAAGTGCAGGGTCGCTCGTTTCTCGCCTTTGAATACGTCGGTGGTGCCGACCTTGGTCGCGTCGTCAACGAGCACGGCCCGCTGGCGGTTCCTGTCGCCATCGAAACAGCCCGCCGCATTGCCGATGGCCTGGCGCATTTGCACTCGAAGGGGATCGTCCACCGCAATCTCAAGCCGCAGAACGTCCTCGTCAGCGTGCAGGGGAATCTAAAGATCGCCAACCTGACGATGGCGCTCGAAGACGACGCCCGCGCGTTCCTCGCCGGCCGCGATCGCAACCTGACCGTCATGGGCGAAACGCTCGGCACTCCCGATTACATCGCCCCCGAGCAGGCAGCCGATTCGCACAACGTCGATGGCCGCGCCGATCTTTACTCCTTCGGCTGCACGCTCCACTACTTGCTCACGGGGCGGCCGCCTTACAACGAAAAGAATGCCATGGCCAAGATCATGGCCCACCAGCAGTCCCCAATTCCCTCGCTGCGGCAAAGCAATTCCGAGATCCCCGTCTGGCTCGACACGCTCTTTCAAAAGCTGCTGGCCAAGAAGCCGGCAGATCGACCGGCCAGCGCCGCCGAAGTCGTGAGCGCCCTGAGCGAAACCTCCGAAGCCACGTTCAACCGCACCGCCATCATCGCCGGCATCGTCGCCGTCGCGGTCCTAGCGTTCCTGATCGTCCTTGTCACCCTCGCCCAGCGCTAG